The stretch of DNA CGGACCGACCGACTTCGTGGGCTACGAGCACGATTCGGTCGACGCGAAGGTCGTGGCCATCGTCGTAGACGGTGCTGCGGTCGAGCAGGTCGATGCGGGCGCTCATGCCGAAGTCGTGCTCGACAGCACCACGTTCTACGGCGAACAGGGTGGTCAGGTCGGAGACACCGGCACGATCTCCTCGGCAGGTGGAGCGGTGTTCGGCGTCGAGGACACGAAGATCCCCGTCGCGGGCGTCTACGCGCACGTGGGCACGGTGCAAGCCGGAACCCTCGCCGTGGGCGACAGCGTGACCGCGTCCATCGACGTCATGCGGCGCGAGCGCATCAGGCGCAACCACACCGCGACCCACATCCTTCACTGGGCGTTGCGGTTCGTCCTCGGCGATCACGTGAAGCAGTCGGGTTCGCTTGTCGCGCCCGAGCGTCTCAGGTTCGACTTCACGCACTTCGAGGCGATGACCACTGACGAGATGTCGCGACTCGAGCGCATGGCCAACGCCAAGATCATGGAGAACCATCCGGTGCGCAACTTCGAGACTTCGCTCTCGACTGCTCGCGAGGCGGGGGTCACCGCACTCTTCGGCGAGAAGTACGGGGAGTTCGTGCGCGTGCTCGAGGTAGGCAACTTCTCGAAGGAACTGTGCGGCGGGACTCACGTGGCGCGCACGACCGAGATCGGCTTCGTGAAGATCGTCTCCGAGGGAAGCGTGGGATCGAACCTGCGCCGCATAGAGGCGGTCACCTCCTTTGACGCGCTGGAGCAGGTGAGACGCGAAGAGGCGGCGCTGTCTGAGGCTGCGTCAGCTCTCAAGGTCCAGCCGATCGAGGTGTCCGAGCGCGTAGTCACGCTCCTCCGGCGTGCCAAGGAACTTGAGGCCGCCGCCGAGCGGGGGGCATCGGCGCTGCCCGACGCTGAGGTCGAACGTCTGCTGGCTTCGGTGGCTGACGTGGGCTACCCGCTGCTCATTTCGCGCATGCCCGAGGCAAACGCCAAGGGGTTGCGGGCCGCTTCGGACATGTTGCGCTCGCGCATTGGAGGGGGAGCAGTCGTTCTGGCCACGGCGGACCCGGAGAGTGGGAGCCCGCTTCTGCTGGCCGCCGGCAGCGACGAGGCAGTGAAAGCCGGCTTCGACGCGGGCGCTGTGATCAAGGCGATAGCCCGGGCGATCAAGGGTGGCGGAGGCGGATCGCCGTCGATGGCACAGGCCGGGGGCAAGGACGCCGCCGGGATCGACGAGGCGTTGCGGATGGCCCGAGAGACCCTCGGCGTCTCGTAGAGCGGCCTTGCGTGAGAATACTTGGTCTCGACATCGGAGAGCGTAGAATCGGGGTCGCGGTATCGGATCCCGGTCTTAGAGTCGCGTCGCCGGTGAAGGTTCTAGACGCGCGCGCGATCGCCGGGTCCTCGGCGCTGCGGCAGATAGTCGAAGACTATGAGATCGATCAGGTCGTGGTGGGGCTGCCGCTCAGTCTCGATGGGACTGAGGGGCCGCAGGCACAGCATGTGCGTCAGGTTGTCGGGGAACTAGCCGATCTTCTGGGACTTCCCGTGCATTTCTACGACGAACGCTTCAGCAGCGTTGAGGCCGGTCGCGCCATGCAGGCGGCGGGGTTGTCGGAGAGGCAGAAGCGCGGTTCGGTCGACATGGTTGCGGCAGCGTTGCTGCTGCAGGGTTACCTGGATTCCCTTCGTAGCACTGGAGTAGATGAGACACGTGATACAGACTAGTGGGCCGGAGGCGGAGCGCCCTAGCGGGCGAGCGCGTCCCGCCGGTTCGAGACGTGCTCGCAGGTTCAGAGGCTGCCTCGGTACTGTGTTCGCCTCGGTGCTCGTCGTCGCACTCGCAGTCGGCGTGTGGGTCCTGTTCCTGCGTCCCGATTCGGACGTCGTGGCAGGCACGCCAGTGCAGATCGAGATACCGAGTGGCGCTTCAACGACGGAGATCGCCGAGCGGCTCTCCTTGGCAGGTGTTGTGATCAACGCCAATATGTTCCGGCTCCAGGCACGCCTATCGCAATCGGATGGCGACTTGAAAGCGGGGATCTACGACCTCGTCGCGGGACTGAGCTACGATCAGGCGATCGACGAGCTTACGCGCGGTCCCAAGGTCAAGTACGTGACCGTGACCATTCCCGAAGGTTTCGTCGTCGAGCAGATCGCCGAGCGTCTCGAGGCCGAGGCCGGGATTCCCGCAAGCGAGTTCCTTGCGCTTGCGAAGGGCGGGGCCGGAGAGTTCGTGTCCGGTCACTCATACCTCGAGTCGGCCTATGCCGGTTCTCTCGAAGGCTATCTGTTCCCCAAGACCTACCGCATCAAAGAGGGGAGCACGGCCCGTGATGTGATCGAGATGACGCTTCGCCAGTTCGACAAGGAGATCGCATCCATCGACATCGGGCCGGCTGAAAAGCGAGGCCTCACCATGAACGAACTCGTGACCATCGCTTCGATGATCGAGCGTGAAGCCCAGCTGGCCAAGGAGCGTCCCCTTGTCTCCTCGGTCATCTTCAACCGCCTCGAGAAGGGCATGCGGCTCGAGATCGACGCCACTATCGAGTATGTCTTGCCGGGGAACCGCTTCAGACTCGAGAACCGTCATCTCAAGATCGACAGCCCCTACAACACCTACATGTACAAGGGGATTCCGCCGGGCCCGATCGCCAATCCGGGTATAGAGTCGCTCAGGGCCGCGGTTGATCCGGCCGACACCGACTACATGTACTATGTGCTGACAGGAAAGGACGGTTCGCACACCTTCGCCACGAACTTCGACGAGTTTCTCAAGGCGAAGCAGCGTTCCAAGGAGGTGTTCGGAGAGTGACCATGGAGGGGTCCACGGATCTGGCCATCCGAATCA from Actinomycetota bacterium encodes:
- a CDS encoding alanine--tRNA ligase-related protein, which encodes KVVELMGDAYPETLEHHDLIRRIADSEEHRFGSTLRQGLQFLEEEMGSLRAAGSTVLDGSKAFALHDTYGFPVELTAEIVAENGLSVDMATFESEMGAQRERARAAVKDESWVGFGGAFNDIAASGGPTDFVGYEHDSVDAKVVAIVVDGAAVEQVDAGAHAEVVLDSTTFYGEQGGQVGDTGTISSAGGAVFGVEDTKIPVAGVYAHVGTVQAGTLAVGDSVTASIDVMRRERIRRNHTATHILHWALRFVLGDHVKQSGSLVAPERLRFDFTHFEAMTTDEMSRLERMANAKIMENHPVRNFETSLSTAREAGVTALFGEKYGEFVRVLEVGNFSKELCGGTHVARTTEIGFVKIVSEGSVGSNLRRIEAVTSFDALEQVRREEAALSEAASALKVQPIEVSERVVTLLRRAKELEAAAERGASALPDAEVERLLASVADVGYPLLISRMPEANAKGLRAASDMLRSRIGGGAVVLATADPESGSPLLLAAGSDEAVKAGFDAGAVIKAIARAIKGGGGGSPSMAQAGGKDAAGIDEALRMARETLGVS
- the ruvX gene encoding Holliday junction resolvase RuvX, with amino-acid sequence MRILGLDIGERRIGVAVSDPGLRVASPVKVLDARAIAGSSALRQIVEDYEIDQVVVGLPLSLDGTEGPQAQHVRQVVGELADLLGLPVHFYDERFSSVEAGRAMQAAGLSERQKRGSVDMVAAALLLQGYLDSLRSTGVDETRDTD
- the mltG gene encoding endolytic transglycosylase MltG — its product is MFASVLVVALAVGVWVLFLRPDSDVVAGTPVQIEIPSGASTTEIAERLSLAGVVINANMFRLQARLSQSDGDLKAGIYDLVAGLSYDQAIDELTRGPKVKYVTVTIPEGFVVEQIAERLEAEAGIPASEFLALAKGGAGEFVSGHSYLESAYAGSLEGYLFPKTYRIKEGSTARDVIEMTLRQFDKEIASIDIGPAEKRGLTMNELVTIASMIEREAQLAKERPLVSSVIFNRLEKGMRLEIDATIEYVLPGNRFRLENRHLKIDSPYNTYMYKGIPPGPIANPGIESLRAAVDPADTDYMYYVLTGKDGSHTFATNFDEFLKAKQRSKEVFGE